In one Rhizobium leguminosarum genomic region, the following are encoded:
- a CDS encoding flavin monoamine oxidase family protein, with protein sequence MPGENSKGAEKDVVIIGAGAAGIAAARRLQAIRPDLSILLLEAGDRLGGRAWSVGRPEAGDIALDLGCGWLHGARTNAWTAIAGEVGLTVDRTPAPWNSGRRLQRDDAETHAAQQVLDYNRYDPGPGPDWRVRQGYGTLISRYGRPVPTRLGVEVTRIDHRHAGRIDIETNQGGLSARIVLVTVSTNMLAAGRIAFDPPLPEKIEAAVRLPLGLANKLFLRLANQQALPADTHMLGSISRGATGTYQLRPLGAAVVEAYFAGDLAHDLEREGKEAAFAFAGDELAAAFGADIRKELSVAAISAWAAAPHIGGSYSYAEPGASDLRGVLAAPHDERIFFAGEACSRARYSTAHGAYETGVAAADLIAGSLSKNP encoded by the coding sequence ATGCCTGGTGAAAACAGCAAGGGCGCCGAGAAGGATGTCGTCATCATCGGCGCCGGGGCGGCTGGCATTGCCGCTGCTCGTCGCCTGCAGGCAATCCGCCCGGATCTTTCCATCCTGCTGCTTGAAGCCGGCGATCGCCTCGGCGGCCGCGCCTGGAGCGTCGGACGGCCTGAAGCCGGTGATATCGCACTCGATCTCGGCTGCGGCTGGCTGCATGGGGCGCGGACCAACGCCTGGACTGCGATCGCCGGTGAGGTCGGATTGACGGTTGACCGCACACCGGCGCCCTGGAACAGCGGTCGGCGGCTGCAGCGCGACGATGCGGAAACCCACGCCGCGCAACAGGTCCTCGACTACAACCGGTACGACCCTGGTCCTGGCCCCGATTGGCGGGTGCGCCAGGGATATGGGACGTTGATCTCCCGTTACGGCCGGCCGGTTCCGACGAGGCTCGGCGTCGAAGTGACGCGCATAGATCACCGCCATGCCGGCCGCATCGACATTGAGACGAACCAGGGTGGGCTCAGTGCCCGCATCGTATTGGTGACCGTTTCGACGAATATGCTTGCCGCCGGCAGGATCGCCTTCGACCCTCCTTTGCCTGAGAAGATCGAGGCAGCGGTCCGTCTGCCGCTCGGGCTCGCCAACAAGCTGTTCCTCAGGCTTGCAAATCAGCAGGCGCTGCCGGCCGATACCCATATGCTCGGCTCCATCAGCCGCGGCGCGACCGGCACCTATCAGCTCCGGCCACTCGGCGCTGCGGTCGTCGAGGCCTATTTTGCCGGCGACCTTGCGCATGATCTGGAGCGGGAGGGAAAAGAGGCCGCCTTTGCCTTCGCTGGGGATGAACTGGCGGCAGCATTCGGCGCCGATATCCGCAAGGAATTGTCGGTGGCGGCGATCTCGGCCTGGGCCGCTGCACCCCATATCGGCGGCTCCTATTCCTATGCCGAGCCGGGCGCCTCCGATCTGCGCGGGGTACTCGCAGCACCACATGATGAACGGATCTTCTTTGCCGGCGAAGCCTGTTCGCGCGCGCGTTATTCGACGGCGCACGGCGCCTACGAGACCGGCGTCGCCGCAGCCGATCTGATCGCCGGCTCGCTTTCGAAAAATCCGTAA
- a CDS encoding MarR family winged helix-turn-helix transcriptional regulator, which translates to MELRAFGIYRQAAVHLSYRQVTVYIAAQGFMSSSSLGLLLRLVHQHWTQAVEAALDEAGYGDIRPPHANVFTFARPEGIQVSELTKLARVRKQTMTQAVEELERLGYVERRPDPNDRRGRLVFLTEKGQGVRPVAMAAGRQVDESWAELTSQQQMEDLRTALRRLLEQLQ; encoded by the coding sequence ATGGAGCTCCGCGCTTTTGGGATATATAGGCAGGCAGCTGTCCATTTATCATATAGACAGGTAACTGTCTATATCGCTGCGCAGGGTTTCATGTCGTCTTCTTCCCTTGGCCTGTTGTTGCGTCTGGTTCATCAGCATTGGACACAGGCAGTCGAAGCGGCACTCGATGAGGCCGGCTACGGAGATATCCGCCCGCCGCATGCCAACGTCTTCACGTTCGCACGGCCCGAGGGCATCCAAGTCAGCGAGCTTACCAAGCTCGCCCGTGTCCGTAAGCAGACGATGACGCAGGCCGTGGAGGAACTGGAGCGCTTGGGTTACGTCGAGCGCCGGCCCGATCCGAACGATAGGCGCGGCCGTCTGGTATTTCTAACGGAAAAAGGCCAGGGGGTCAGGCCGGTAGCGATGGCGGCGGGCCGGCAAGTGGATGAAAGCTGGGCTGAGTTGACCAGCCAGCAGCAGATGGAGGATCTGCGTACAGCGCTCCGACGGCTGCTGGAACAACTGCAATAG